The genomic DNA GGGACTAGAACCAGACTTCCCATTAGAAAATGCTACTTCCAGTTAGCATATCTGTCACAAAGTGAgtcaagaataaaataaagaattaattaTTGATCCTGAATGCCAGAGAAAATGTTCCTGTTGTCCAGATTACATTTCATCATGAGAGTTAAATTAAACTTGCctctgggtcaaaggtcaatcaTCAGTTCATTCCAGGTTTCATCCACCACTTAGGGAACAGCTTATTGATCATGTGATCAGTATTATGGTGGtttctttttcatgtatttAGTAACCTGGTACCAGGTTCTGGTGTCTGACCCGGTCCAATCTCTCCAGTCaatctcttcctccttccttcctccagGAGTTCAGCAGCTACAGCTCACTGGGACAGAACCAGTTCTCCCAGTACTACCACCTTCCTCCCAATTACACGCCCGCCGCGCCACCCAGCGCTGACGAGCACGgcaccggtaccggtaccggtactgGTGCCGGAGCCGGAGCAGTCGGGTATTCAGCGGTGAAGTCCGAAGAGGCCGCCCCAGCCGGACCGCCCACAGGTGCTGGTTCTGTTCATCTGGAGGTTCTGCAGAACTTCCTGACCCAGATGTTGCACTCAGAACCCTGGCTGTCTGGACCGGGCCCGGTCAGTATCATCGATCTGTTTACGTGTTTTGCTGCAGATGCGTTGCCGCCTGAGAACCCGCCAGCGGGGGGCGCCAGAGATCAGGACGAGGTCAGCCGCAGGAACTCGGTAGGAAAGTCCAAAGCCAAGGCCAAGAAGTCCGACAGCTCGCCGCCGGCCAGCAGCGACCTGGAGGTAAGCCCGCCCACCTCGCTCGCCCGCCCACCTCGCTCGCCCGCCGAGCCTGCAGGAAGGGGCGGAGCCTCATTGTTCACCTCTGCTGCTTCCAGCGCGTCTTCCTGTGGGATCTGGATGAGACCATCATCATCTTCCACTCTCTGCTCACCGGAACATACGCACAGAAGTTCGGCAAGGTGAGGTTCTGACCCGAAGCTCCGGTTTCCTACCAGAACCAATATTTTGAAACGGTTCTGGTTGCTTAGGACCCGGCGACCATGCTGAACCTCGGCCTGCAGATGGAGGAGCTGATCTTCGAGCTGGCCGACACTCACCTGTTCTTCAACGACCTGGAGGTCCGGACCAATCAGAACCTCAGATAGCCCACCagattagttgtttttgtaaagGATGTTTCTCCTGGTTTCTTCTAGGAATGTGATCAGGTCCATATCGAGGACGTGGCGTCTGATGATAACGGCCAGGACCTGAGGTCGGTTCAGTCACTCACCCAGAACCGTCGGCCCGGTTTTTCTCGTCTGAAGTCTCTCCGCGTTTTTCCTCCTCAGTAACTACAACTTCATGGCCGACGGCTTCAACGGTTCAGGTGGCGGCGGTGGAGCGGCGGGGGCCACCACGGGGGTGCAGGGAGGGGTGGAGTGGATGCGGAAGCTGGCCTTCCGGTACCGGCGCCTAAAAGAGATCTACAGCAGCTACAAGGGGAACGTGGGGGGTGAGTTTGGACCGCAGAGCCGTTCCAGAGTTCACGGGAACGCTGGAGACAAAACGTCCTGACAGGAAGTTACTCAGCTTCAGAGAGGAGACGACAAACTGTTGTTGACCCCGTTGCTAGGTGTGGTTGACCCCGTTGCTAGGTGTGGTTGACCCCGTTGCTAGGTGTGGTTGACCCCGTTGCTAGCTTGACTGTTCAGGATCTGAACGTTTAGCCGTGTTAGCGGCTCTCTGCAGGCCTGAGCTGCTGAGTGAATAACTTTAATCTTATCGAGGGAAATATTCAGAGATTTTTCATGAATTGGCGTCAGTAAGAGCTGCTTCAGGCTGGTTTGTGAACCCGGACCTGGAGCCAGAATCTGGAGCCAGAATCTGGACCCTGTGCTGTCGTCTCGCTGCAGGCCTCCTGAACCCCATAAAGAgggagctgctgctgcggctgcaGTCTGAGATCGAGAACGTCACGGACTCGTGGCTCACCACCGCTCTCAAGTCCCTGCTGCTCATCCAGTCCAGGTCCGACCCGGATCCGCTCGACCCAGACCCGGTCGGGTCTTCCTGTCCCCGCTCACGTTGTTTCTCTGTTCTGCAGAGGGAAGTGCATGAACGTGTTGGTGACCACGACCCAGCTGGTCCCAGCGCTGGCCAAGGTTCTGCTGTACGGCCTGGGAGACGTCTTCCCCATCGAGAACATCTACAGCGCCACAAAGATCGGTGGGTATGACCCGGTCCAGACCTGGTCCAGACCCGGTCCAGACCCGCCCAGCCTCACGGTCTCCTGTCCTCCCAGGGAAGGAGAGCTGCTTTGAGAGGATCGTCTCTCGCTTTGGGAAGAAGGTGACCTACGTGGTGATCGGAGACGGCCGAGATGAGGAGTTCGCAGCAAAGCAGGTACGAGGTTCTGTAGATGTTCTGGAGAGTTTCCAGGTCCAGATAGTGATGGAAAAGGAACCGATTGTTTTTCTCTACGTTTCATTAACTGTTCGTCTCCCTCCAGCTGCTTtatttaacctttgacctccagtaaatccataaaaaacagcagcagaaccgaGCATTCACATGAACGCATGGCAGTGATGGTGTTTCTGGATTGACTCCCTCTGCAGCCACACCAACTA from Gambusia affinis linkage group LG14, SWU_Gaff_1.0, whole genome shotgun sequence includes the following:
- the eya3 gene encoding eyes absent homolog 3 translates to MDDPQELPVKKAKLEADGEQESELRSLSSDGTPAVALASSEEDGSFSSLSAARLDPGEQDQASGARGESDRPIGDAVDSYSHPDGDSAQSDYSQQVYQEASPAVTSFSSQVAFQSAVYSSFPQSGQTYGLPPFGALWPGVKTETGLPEAPPGGQTGFLSFSTAYTSTQPGQLHYSYPSQASSFTTSSVYSNIPSSTAVSSAAAAAGPQEFSSYSSLGQNQFSQYYHLPPNYTPAAPPSADEHGTGTGTGTGAGAGAVGYSAVKSEEAAPAGPPTDALPPENPPAGGARDQDEVSRRNSVGKSKAKAKKSDSSPPASSDLERVFLWDLDETIIIFHSLLTGTYAQKFGKDPATMLNLGLQMEELIFELADTHLFFNDLEECDQVHIEDVASDDNGQDLSNYNFMADGFNGSGGGGGAAGATTGVQGGVEWMRKLAFRYRRLKEIYSSYKGNVGGLLNPIKRELLLRLQSEIENVTDSWLTTALKSLLLIQSRGKCMNVLVTTTQLVPALAKVLLYGLGDVFPIENIYSATKIGKESCFERIVSRFGKKVTYVVIGDGRDEEFAAKQHNMPFWRISTHGDLVSLHQALELDFL